The nucleotide window GGGGCTGCGGGACGCGGTAGTGACGGGGTCCGAGACAgcgggaggagctgcagcctcccGCCGGGGGAGCGGGGCGAGCTTCCCCCGCGGCTGCGGGCTCTGGGAGCGGGGGGAGCCGGGCGCGGGCGGGGTGCGGGCGGGGTGCGGGCGGGGTGCGCCGGCGGACACTGACGCTGTGTGCCCCGCAGACGGGAAGGCGTACAGCTCAGACGAGGAGAAGCTGGAGGTGAAGTCGGCGGCGACGCCGTGCAGCGAGCGGGAGGAGGAGAGCTCGGCGGGCGAGAGCGAGGAGGAGCCCTTCCTGGACGGGGCGGCCGCCGGCACCGCGCTGGGAGCCAAGGGCAAGGGCAagggcggccccgccgccgaGCAGCCCCCGCCGGGCTCCGCGGCCGGGAAGAGCCGCCGGCGCCGCACGGCCTTCAccagcgagcagctgctggagctggagaaggagttCCACTGCAAGAAGTACCTGAGCCTGACGGAGCGCTCGCAGATCGCACATGCCCTGAAGCTGAGCGAGGTGCAGGTGAAGATCTGGTTCCAGAACCGCCGCGCCAAGTGGAAACGCATCAAGGCTGGCAATGTCAGCAACCGCTCGGGAGAGCCCGTCCGCAACCCCAAGATCGTGGTGCCCATCCCGGTGCACGTCAATCGTTTCGCCGTGCgcagccagcaccagcagaTCGAGCAGGGCGCCCGGCcctgagcccggccgggctcccGGACCCtggggcgggcggcggcggcgcggggcgggccgAGCGCCCGCTCCCCCTCCTGTGTACATGTCCCTTATTTATTCCGTGTAAACTCTGTACATACGGCAGCGTGTCCTTCTGTCCGTGCCACGGGGAGTGCGGCCGCCTGGCCCTCGGGCCCTGGCCGCCCGCTGGGCCGGGctgagccgggccgggccgggccgggccctcgCTGCCGCCTGCCCATGTATAGCTGTGAtttcaataaattattttctatggAGCAAGACCACGTTCTTCCTCGCTGCAGGAACGGGGGTCctgcggccccggcccggcgcgggcagagaaggagagcagggaagggagagggatgagaacagggaaggggcagggacaaggacacgagcacgggcagggcacgggcagCGGGCGGCTGCGCCGGCCCCGAGAGGCGGCCGCGGAGGTCGGGGCGGCAAGCGGAcgggagaagaggaggctccgGGGCTCACCCGCCCCTCGGCCGGTGCCGGTACCGGGGCCCGCGGATCCCGAGGCTGTGCGAGCAGCAGCGGCGGCCTTGCGGGCTCCATTGCAGCCGCTGCTGCGCCGTGCCGAGACGCGGGAGAGAGAAGAGGATGGGGCGGGCCGGGAGGCGCCCGGGAGCATCTCCAGGTCGGCCCTGCCGCCGGCGGAGCCGGGGCCAGGACTGGTTCGGGACCGCCTCCGCAGCTCATCCCGGGGTGCGGGAAcgtgtgtgctgctgcaggctccAGCACGGCTGCGGCCGCTGCCCTGGCCCGGCTCCCTGGCGCTGATGCCCTGGGACAGGTGCAACAACACAAGGGGCTCGCACATCCAGGCCAGCCATTCTCGGCCCTTGAGAGCTATCGCACGAGATGCTGCTTCCGCAGCCAGCCACCTCAGATACTGAGCCCGGCCCCAGAGCCCCATGAACCCAGTTttgcacagggcacagctgcatGCCCAGTCAAGAGCACAAGCGCCGTGTGGCTCCCTGGGTGTCCAGCCTGGGAAAACTGTTCCGGTGTGACAAACATCAGCGAGTCCATGGGGCAAGGGAGCTCCCATGCCTGTGCTGTGGTAGCAAAACCCGTTGCAATGTCACCAGAGGTTCCTGGACAGGGGGAGGGCTCTCTCCAAGGTTTGGCTAGGGCACCAATTGCTCACAGGTTTGATAGGGAGTCTGGGTCACAAATGGTCCAGCCGGCTACTGTCACCTTCCCTGGGAGACCCAGCTTGGGAGAGCAGGAACTATCCCTGACAGCCAGAGCTGACTCCGTCTTCCTGAGTGCCCTCCCTGATGCCACAGCGAGGGCTGGGCCATCTGAATGCTGCCTGGGGGGCAGTGCGCCCTCCGCATGTCCCTTCCCTCTTTGGCAGGTACATTCTGTTCACCTGGAGTGTGGGATCCATGCTCAGAGCTgagtcctcctgcagtgccctggAGCTTTGGAACACTGGGGGGTGGCTGTCTCTGCCCCTTGGCTCCAGTTGGCTTGTGTGGCcaacagacacagacacagctcaGATCAGAGCAATCATTTGGACAAAGCTGTGCTTCTAGATGTCCCTGGTGTGGGGCTCtttccacagaaatatttgctgCAGGTACTGAGAGGGTTCTGTGGGATCCTTTCAGGATTTGGTTTCTCAGCACAGTTGGCTTCCACTGCAGGACAcctgcctctgtccctgcactACTCTCCTGGAAACAAGAAAGTGTCCTCAGGAAATGCCTGGCCTGGTGCTGCTCACAGCATCCCCAGCATGGATTTGCCCTGTCCAGGTAGCAACACCTGCTGGCATTCCCTCTGGATCAGGGGAGTAAATGTGCTTTGGCAGCAGCCCCTAGCGCCCTGCTCTCAGGAAAACTGTCTGCTCCCTTTTCAGCAGGCTGGGGTAGAGCTGCCTGAGCCTGCACCACTTCTCTGTCCTCAGGTGGGTGTTGGCCTGAGACAGCTCTGACCTCAGCTGTGCTCCGTGGCTGCAAAGGGGATGCAGCTGTTTGCAGTGACTGCAGTGGCTCTGGCACAAGAGCTGGTACTCACCTCTGTGTGGGAGGGCATGGCAAAGCCATTCTGCAGTTacatgcagggctctgccacTACAAATGTCTCACATGAGGGGTCTGTGCCACTGCAGCCAatcacagcacagcagtgcaCGTTAACCACAACACTCCAGAAAGTGTCCAAAGGTCCAGGGTTGGGGCAGTGACATTAAAAAGagtcaaattttattttaaggtcCAAGAACTCCCTTAGTCCCACTGGGCATTTGTAACTGACACTGGCTTGATATGTCCTGCCCTAATGGCAGCACGGGTTTATTGTGTCTTTAACCCATGTCCCACACCACAGAGGCCACTGCCCACCTGAAATCCATGTGCAGAGCACTCCCACTCCACTGCATGCTCATCCATGGGCTGCCACTGAGGTGGTTCCAACACTTACAGTTTTTAGCTGCCTAgagggttttgttgttgttgtattAGAACAACCCCAGAGCCCATACACACTGCAACCCTACTAACAGCCATGCTGAAATTCCCACAAATGCTGCAGAGGTGCAGCTCTGTATAGAGCTGCTGGAGGTGACAGACTCATGCTGTCACCAGCgctgctggagagagctgcagagcagcagagtgTTCCTGgcaaagagcagagcagagctccctgtgaACCCTGAGCATTGTGATGGCTCTGGTGCCTCCTGCACAGCGGAGAGCAAAGCCCACACTGCATTGCCCATGCTGCACAGTGAGCACggtgccctgcactgcccacaGTGCACAGAGAGCACggtgccctgcactgcccacaGTGCACAGTGAGCACGGTGACAGCACTGCCCACACTGCACAGTGAGCACggtgccctgcactgcccacaGTGCACAGTGAGCACGGTgcacagcactgcccacagTGCACAGTGAGCACggtgccctgcactgcccacaGTGCACAGTGAGCACGGTGACAGCACTGCCCACAGTGCACAGTGAGCACAGTgcacagcactgcccacagTGCAGAGAGAGCACggtgccctgcactgcccacaGTACACAGAGAGCACGGTgcacagcactgcccacagTGCACAGTGAGCACAGTgcacagcactgcccacagTGCACAGTGAGCACggtgccctgcactgcccacaGTGCACAGTGAGCACGGTGACAGCACTGCCCACAGTGCACAGTGAGCACAGTgcacagcactgcccacagTGCACAGAGAGCACggtgccctgcactgcccacaCTGCACAGTGAGCACGGTGACAGCACTGCCAACACTGCACAGTGAGCACGGTgcacagcactgcccacagTGCACAGTGAGCACggtgccctgcactgcccacaCTGCACAGTGAGCACggtgccctgcactgcccacaGTGCACAGTGAGCACGGTgcacagcactgcccacagtgcacagagagcacagtgcacagcactgcccacagTGCACAGTGAGCACggtgccctgcactgcccactGTGCACAGTGAGCACGGTGCACAACACTGCCAACACTGCACAGAGAGCACGGTgcacagcactgcccacagTGCACAGAGAGCACGGTgcacagcactgcccacagTGCAGAGAGAGCACggtgccctgcactgcccactGTGCACAGTGAGCACGGTGCACAACACTGCCAACACTGCACAGAGAGCACGGTgcacagcactgcccacagTGCACAGTGAGCACggtgccctgcactgcccacaGTGCTCTAAGCAGCTGTGGCCCCTCCgcagctgggagagctgtgggggccccatgagctggagctctgggtgCTGGGTCAGACTGGGGTTAGTGGGAGAAGGAGGGCCACAATGACAAACTGGGCTGTAAAGACAGACCCAGGGCAACTGAGCCGCGAGGCTGGATGGGGCCTTGGGAGGTCTCTGCTCCAGCGCCTGCTTGAAGCTTGTCCCATTCAAGATGCTGAAGAACTTGCCCATCTGACTTCCAGTATCTCCAAGGTGGGCAAACCCTCCTCTTCGGGCCCCTACaccagtgcccaaccacctgCCTAGCATGTTTTTTCACTTGCATCTATTTGGAATTTCCCATCTACCAGCTTCTGGCTGCTACCCTGTGTCCTGGAGtaggagctgctggggaaggaatCTCCACACAAGCACTGTACACATGTACATGCACGGGTACGcacacatgtacacacacagagTAAAAGGCAGATACAGgtgcagacacacacagagataaATAGATAGAATTAGAGTGTGCTTATACATGGACACGTGTTTGTTTATATCAAGACgtttatacacacacatatatatatatacatacacattcATAAAACAAGACTTACTTTGCCCTAAGGAAGGCAATTTCAGAATTTACAATGGAATTCTCCCTACCCAAATCTCTCCACTTGTTTACCTGTATGGTGGTTCTTAAAGAACTGGGAAAGGGTCAGGGATTGCATCCCACGGTGTTTATGCACTCAGCACAACAAAGCCGGTCCTCAGCATTCCCTGACAAGGGGCATGTAAGAAGATGTGATGGCCCACAATATGGTGCTGGTACTATTCATTATTCACTAGCCAGCGGCTCCAGGACTAGCTCAAGGTGCAGGAAAGAAACAATGGGCAACAGAGAAACAATGTCCCAATGGCTGGTACCTGAGAAAGGTTGTGACCCTCCCCAGCTactctgcagctgtgccagcttgcccagtgtccccaccagccaggctggagctcgcCTCAGGGCTTTGTGACTCCTTGTGCTGTGGCTGTCTGCACCCACCCGCAGGGCTGATTCCCGTGGGTGGGCACGGGGTGCAGGTGTTGTAGTGGAGTGTGTGGGTGCTGTACCTGAGtgagcacaggcccagggggctgggcactgtcacacCTGTGCCTTTTCCCCCAGAGGCAAGGCTGGCTTGACACATGAAGGGGCAGCCCTGTGGCAGGATCTCTGCTCTGGCCACCTCTGCATGCACTCAGCATGATCCCAGCAGCCTCAGGGTGGATGGTGCTGCCCCatgcccacctgtgcccacccaCAGATTCCCCAGGAAGCTGTGcctgctcagctggggctgcaaGAAGTCCTGTGGGGCTTTGATTGTAAGTTGTaccctgtgggttttttcctggctgtgcccaggctctCTAGGAACTGCTGCAAACCTGTGCTATGGCTGGTTTCCTGCCAGAGGCCGCATACCATGGATTTACTCATGGCACGAGGCTGCATCCCACGGCTTCTGCCCTGTGGCACCCACCTTTCCCCCGGCTCCAGCCTCAGCTCGATGAGGTGAGTACTGCAGGCTGTCTGGAGCAGGGTCCTCATGGTGCTGCAGTggtcgctgctgctgctcggggCCACGTAACTCAGAGACAGCCCCagtgtgctgctgccctggtcCTCTGgtgcacagcagagcagagggttggcctgtcccctccctggctgGTATCAGCCTGAATACAGACACCTGACTCCTGCCCCGAAACAGACACAGTGCCCCtaaacacagacacacagctcctgctcctgagcacagacacagctcctAAACACACCCCTAAACATGGACACACACCTCTTCCCGTGCACACGGACATGGAGCTCCTGCTGCATTCAGCCTGTCCTGGTCCAGGGCCACCTGAAGCCACACTGGTCACCTTGGCATCCAGATGTGCTCCAACACCGAAGTAatgctgggctggggtctggCCCACCCTTTGCCCCTTGGGACGGTGTCAGAGCCTGCAGGGATCTGGTGGCATTCATTCCCTGCCCCGAGGTGCCAGCAAAAGGGCATCACCAGGACCGCCAGCACCTGTTTGCAGTccgtgggcagcagcagggcatgGGGTCTGTCCCCACGGCGCTGTGTGCCCACAGCAGTGCCGCTGCCAGCAGAACCTGGCCGGGGCTCCGGGCGCCCTGAGGGGCCTGCATGGGCCGTGGGGGCTGCTCGGGGCTGTGTGGCCCCAGACCTCGGATGATCTCTgcgggtcccttccagctcagggtatTGCATTTTGactgcagagctgtccctgcatGGCTCCTGGTGGCACGGTCACGGCtcgcagccccagccccagtgccGCAGGCAGAACGTGGGGGCAGGCGAGGGGCTCCTGGGGTCAGAGCTGGGTCCAGGCTGGCACCCGGggcctggggcagggctgggatgggaagggaggCGCCAGGGCTGGGTAGGGCGGGATCCCGCACGGGAGATGATGTATGGGCAGATGTATCAGATCGCACAAGATAAACAAGCAGTGAATTTCATCAGGGCCCATCATGGCTTTAATTTGGCTGCCTAATGAGTCAGATCCAGCCGCGCAGATAAAAGTTGTCAGAGCCGCAGCCCTAATGAATTTCTTGCCACTTGTAATCAAGGCAGCTTGTCTGAGGGGGATGATTAATGGGCCCCAGAGGAGCTGCCGTCCCTCGGCTTCCATTCCCGTTAATGCAGTCGCCAGGAAATTAACCAAACCCAGCACCGGGCTGGGGCCAGGGCCGGTGTGGGGGTACCCCTGGGCACCACGAGGGGACGGGAATGAGGGGTGGCATGggtgcaggggctgggctggaaccaggaccaggaccaggatgAGGATGGTGACATGGGCACACACAGCCAGAACACATCAAGGAGTGGAGGGGCTGGGGCCACCATCTGCAGGCCCCAGCAAGGGAGCCCTGTGCCATGGGAGAGGCAcaaggaggaggcagcaggggtGTGACAGGGACATCTGAGGGTACCTGTGGCAGCTGGGGATATTCTGGCACCTCCCTTCCTCCAGGCTTGGGGCCCAAGGCCTGTGCCCCAGTACGTGTACAGCGTACAGTGCACTCCCAGCGCAGCAGAGCCcggtccccagcacagcacagagaggcACTGGAGCCCCAGACTGCTGCTTGTGGTGTGGCTGGGGGGCAGCCAGCCCAGAACTGCCAGCActggggccctgctctgcccacagctATGAGAAGCACACgaaggcagggctggcagagcacaCGGCTCCCTTCACTGCTCAGGGGTCTGCCTGTGCCTTGGGACTCGATGACCCCGCTCTCCTCACTCACCGTGGCAGCCCATCACTCCCTGCCCATCTCTGCCTTCCCGCAGCCCAGCCTCACATTGCTGTCCCGTGCACAGGGACCAGCTGGCCCAGCACTCCTGCCCTGCATGTCCCCTCTCCAGCACACCCCTCTGCTGTGCCCATCTCCCATCCCGCCAGAGCTGTGCATTGCTCTGGGGCCATGTTCTGCCACTGTCCCTCAGTGCCCCGGCTGGCACATCTCCCCTCCAACCTCAGCGCTCTGCCGTGTCCCAGGGGCCTGGTTTGGCACAGGACTGCTGTTATCAGAGCCCAGGCCGGAGGAGAAGAGGCTGAACGTTTGTCAGTGTGGGCTAGAGAGTCACCAGACCCAGCTGCAGACCAGGGCTGCACCGGAGGCCCCAAAGGCAGCACATGGAGACACCGGCCTGGCAGGAGGTGGGTTGCTTTATTGGCCTTTATCTCCTTGGCTGCAGATAACACACACAGGGCAACTTATGGAAAAGAAACCGTATATACAGAGTGTCCATATAAATATTTCCAATGTACATTTTATACACAAGTGACAGAGACATTCCATAGCAGTGTCCAAAGCCTTGAGGTTCCAGCATTCAGCTAGAGGCTTAACCCCAACGAACGAGAGatgctcctctcctctcctcttgcTCAGCTGGAGACCAGCCCCACCTGGGCAGCAGCGGGAGCCAGCGGGAGGCTCCGATGGAGACACTGTGTATGGCTTGGAGCTTGGAGCTTTAACCTGGAAGGACAGTGACTctacagacagacagacagacagagctggggatgctgaGGTGACCATCCTCTTCCCCCTCTAGGTCACCATGGAGGCTGGGGAGGCCTTTGTccaggggcagtgctggggaggcACCACCCTTGCATCAGCACATGGGGAGCAGCATCGGTGCGTGCATCCCTCCTGCACTGGCCAGAAGCAGAGGAGCATGGGGGGGTGCAATAGAGAAACAGGCACCTCCTGCTGCCCCCCACCTCACCactgcactgggggctgtggcAACACGTAGGGAGAGTAGGAGGGAAGTGACCACACTGACCTCCCTGAGGGAGCAGGTGCTGCAGCCATCAGCCCCCCGGTACTGCTGTGCAGGAAGGCTACACacctgagctgcccccagcccctgctttATCTACAGATGTGTGTGGGGGGCAGGAGACACCGCCTCCCCATCCACGTACCGGTCATGAGAACGGGGCGCCCTGCAGCCACCCCAGTGATTACACAGGAGCCCCTCCACAAGCTGCCAGCACTGGACCTGCACAGCTGCATGGCGAGAGGTGGCTGGAACCAGCACAGAGGAGCAGGATGCTGGCTCCCAGCCggctcccagcctcctcctcaCTGGAACGGGGGTTCTGGTGGGGGCAAGCACCATGAGGGCCCGTCTGTGCTGCTCTCAGAGCCACTCCTGCGGCCCTGCTCCCCggcagggctggagggcagCTGTGCGGCGACCAGAGGGCCCGTGCCGGGCTAGGCTGTGCCGGGGCCGGCGCTGAGCTCCGCGGGCGCGGCGGCGCAGGCGTTGTTGTTGGCGTTGGCGTTGCGGCGGGGCAGGCTGGGGGTCAGTGTGGCGGCGCTGTCGCTGGGGCAGCCGTGCTGCAGCAGGATGTCGATGCACTCCTGGCTGCCCGCCCGCCGGGCATAGGCTAGCGGGGTCAGGCCCCGAGCGTCCCGGCTCTTCACATCCACTCCGTACTGCGCAGGAGACAAGCAGCTGGTCAGCGGTACCTGGGAACCGTGTGCCCGGGGGCACGGCCGCAGGCAGAGAGCTGGTAGGgtgggcagggagaaggggccAAGAGGGTGGGCACGTGGGGGAACCCATGGAAGCAGGATGGCTAAAGGTAGCAGGAAAGTGGGGAAGCACTGGGATAGCACCAGAAGCATTACGGTGGAGGCTGCAGGTTCTGCCTTACCCAGATGAGCAGCTGTGTGAAGACTACATTGGCCATTGCACAGGAGAGATGCAGTGCTGTGCGTCCGTCTCCGTCTCCGTAGGTCTCGTTCACTTCCTCCTTGGTGCCATGGGCCAGGAGTGTCACCACGAGCCGCAGGTCATCCTCCACCACGGCccgcagcagctgctgccccagcgGGATGTCAGACTGGGGCAGCGGGGCCAGAAAGAGCTTCTGCTCATACTTAGCCCGGATCCAGcgctccttctcctccctgccagACAGGACATTGTCACGGTCACAGTTGAGACCATTTGCTGGGGCCTCATGCACAAAAGGACACGAGCATCAGCACTGCCGTGTGAACATCCTCGTGTGAGCAGTGAACATCTGTCACACCCAGATAGCCCCTGCCATGCCCCTGCCGCtcccctgtgcccacagctgcCACCGAGGCTCCGTCACCCCGCTCTGGACACCTTCCTGACACCCGCTTCACTCACGGCACCTCCTCACGGCTCCCTACGGACGCCGTGCGCTCACATCCGTGCCTGTACAGCAGCAGCCAGACCCCGCGGCCGTGCCTGTGCAGCTCCACGCCGGAGCCCTCGCAGCCGGGGCCGTGTGCCCTCGCAGCCGGGGCCGTGTGCCCTGCTGCGGCAGCTCGGGGACCGTCCCCTGGCAGGCCTGCGTGCGGGCCGCGGCCAGCGGCAGGAAAAGGCTAGCAGCGGACACGCCAGCCCGGTGCCACGGGAGGCACCTTATCGCTGCCGCCGTCTCGCCTGGTGCAAACAAAGGCAGTGTCCGCGTCCGTCCCGCGGGGCGCGGGTCGATGCGCGCCGTGCCGCCGCTATCTGCTGCCATTCTCTCCATctgcggcgggcgggcggccgcCAATGCCCCGCGCCGCgcgcggccgctgccgccggccCTGACCCGCTGATAAGGCGCAGAATGGGCCCTGGCTGGGATGAGTGACAGCACAGCGGCTCCGACACGGACAGACAGGCCCTGAAAGGGACGGGCCCTGAAAGGGACGGGCCCTGGAGACCTGCACGGCGCTGCCAAGCCATCTCCGTTAACCCCTTCGGCTTTGCAGCCAGACTCAGCTCCCGGAGTCGCTGCACGGCGCAGCTGCCGTGGagccccctgccccagcagcgTGGCAGGAGAGGCCAGTGCCTcgcaggcaggcaggcaggaccCCCGACACCGGAGCATCCTGAGGAACCCTGCCTGCCTCAATGACTGCTCCCAACCCCTGTCGTGTCACCCAGCCCTCTTGCTGTGGTTCCCAAGAAGCATTTCTGGGGTTCACCCCCTCCCTTACCGACTGCTCTCAGGCGTGGGCTTGGGGTACCCCTCCACCATTCCCTCCCAGACAGCATTTGCAAGTGCGTTGCCGATGGCCGTCATGACCATAAGAAGCTCGCTAGGCCAGTCATCCAGGTCCAGGGAGCGCACACGGGACAGGTGGGTGCCCAGGTTGCGATGGATCCCGGAGCACTCGATGCACATGAGAGCTCCCAGGTTCAGACTGGCCCAGTCCGGATCTGAGGGCAGCAGGATCAGTGGGGGAGAGTTAATAACCTGCCAAGACTCACCAGCCCGTCTCCTGCCGTTCAGACTCGTATTTGCAGGCACCTGCCCACCAGAGCCCTTTCCTAGTTCAGTGTCCCTGGAGAGGCCAGGACCTCAGGCTGGCTGGTGAGGAGTCACAGGCCAGGGTGGCAGTGTGGTCTGCACCCCAACCCCGAGGAGCAGGTCCACTGCAGGAGAGGacaggacagacacacagagcaggTCTCTCTGGGCTGAGAGAGGGGTGCCAAGGGTGGTTggagccccctcccctcccggTGAGCCCCTCGCCCAGCGTGGCATCTCTTACTCGGTGCGTCGCAGTCCACGCAGAAGCTGTTCCCACGCGCGGTGCGGACGGCCTGCATGGCCTGCGCGTCGCCCTGGCTGCCCAGCCGAGCCTGGAAAGAACCCCATGAGGCCCCTTCACTGCGGGCCAGCCACCCTACCATGCATCCTGCACCGCTCCTGTCATGCCACACCACACTCCATGAGGCTGGCCAGCATGGGGGCTCTGAGAGCAGGGTCTGGAGTGGCCAGCTGTGCGCCAGAGGTGCAGGGGACAGTGGGCCAAAGTGGGGAGAAAGGGCAGAAATATCCAGGGAGGGAATGAACCATGCAGGATCCAGCCACATGGGAGGCAGAGTactctgtggggccagagccagGTGGGGAAGAGGTGACAAGAAACCCGGGGGAACTGCCCAGTCCCAGGGACGGGACTGAACTCccactgggagaagtgggatcaAGGCAGGATTCAGCGTGGACAGACAGGCAAGTGTGGGACATGGAGGAATGTGGCAAAGCAGATGCCAGAGAAGACAGATCAGAAGTTGGCCAACACCTCTTACCTTGTTTTTGCTGCtctcacagccctgcaggctggcCAGGATCTGGCTCTCAATGGCCTGCACCCAGAGCTCCCGCTCCTCTGATGTTGAGGCTTCAAAGAGCCACGTCTGGCCCGTCAGCGACACGATAATGAACTCAAATGGCTCATCTGGttctggaagagaaagaagtgCCTAACATGGGACTGGGAAGGAGGGGGTCTGCCGTGGGACAGATCCTGGCAGGCCATCCCCACATGGCAGGGttgaggcagcagcagagcccaggaggcTGGGACAGGCAAGTCCCTGTCTTCTCCTGCAGAGAAGAACCAGAGCTCTGTGCCAGAGCTctgcctcccacagctccactgGCTTGTGCCCACTctcctgccctgtgtcccaccctCAGAGAAAGCTGCCAGCCTCTGGAGCAGTGAAACCAGTTCCTCCACGGAGCTGGTGTCTGCAGACAGCCCCAGCGCCAGGGCTCTGCGCCCACCCTGGAGGGGCCCTGCAGACGGAGTGAGGCCATGCAGGAGGAGCCTGTGTGCTGGGCTCACCATGGCTTACAAGGAGttctgccctgctggcacctgccagcctggctctgcctcACACGGCCCCCCACAGATACAGTTCATGGGGTGTCATGTCAGCCTCACACCCAGCACCAGCATTTACCTTTTATTGCCAACTTCAGTAGTTAGTGCAGTAAATGACTTAACTAAGCGGGGCCTGAATGGAATGACTAATAAACGTTATGTCACAGCACACGCTTCAGCTCATAGCAAAATGATTTGTAATTACCTAATTAGCGTTATGCAAATAACACCCTCATCTCCATAATGTGCCTTCCCAGCTCTCTATTAAAAGCAGGGAGTCAACTGCTTGGCTCCAGAGACAGCACGGAGGCCGAGGAGCCTCCGGTCCACAtcaaggcagagctgtgctggcctCAAGCCTGGCAGGGTCTTGTGCACACCGGGCATGACGTGGGGAGGTGTGCAGGGGTGTCTGGAGGGGCTCGAGGGAGCcccccctcctgtccctgacttctctgcagcacagaaggCTCTCACtgcagagggaagcagcagaaaggCAGGGATCGAGGAGCTGCCGCGGCCCACCATCAAtggc belongs to Taeniopygia guttata chromosome 2, bTaeGut7.mat, whole genome shotgun sequence and includes:
- the GBX1 gene encoding homeobox protein GBX-1, with protein sequence MQRPGGQGTAFSIDSLIGTPPPRSGHLLYTGYPMFMPYRPLVLPQALSHAPLQSGLPPLAPLASFAGRLTNTFCASLGQAVPSMVALTTALPSFSEPPDGFYPPQELPPPRATPDAGCRRGADGLEAEELPPGRDKGPAEPPLHFPEPFPGLADGKAYSSDEEKLEVKSAATPCSEREEESSAGESEEEPFLDGAAAGTALGAKGKGKGGPAAEQPPPGSAAGKSRRRRTAFTSEQLLELEKEFHCKKYLSLTERSQIAHALKLSEVQVKIWFQNRRAKWKRIKAGNVSNRSGEPVRNPKIVVPIPVHVNRFAVRSQHQQIEQGARP